Below is a genomic region from Flexibacter flexilis DSM 6793.
CACTTGGCGACCTGTCAAAGCACCCAACCGCTACCAAATCATTGTAGGTTATGGAATTATCAGCGGTTTGATGCGCTATTTCATGTTCCCGCAATATGCCATCGAATTGCATTTGTTGGTATTTGCCGTTTTTACCGTTGGCCTCACCATTACGTGGGACATGGTGCGACTGCTTTCCGAGTATTTAGACAAAAAAATGCCTTACGAGCGGGGCATTATGCAACGTGTTGTCCTGCAAATTTCGATAAGTCTGCTGTTTACTATATTCTTCCGTAAACTTTGGGTCGCGCTCATGGTTCATTTGTTCCCGCATGAGTTTAACATTCCGATTCTAAAGCACATTATTTTCTTCATAGATATTCTTATCACCTTGGTAATCAACGCTAATTATATTTCGCTTTATTTCTTTAGGGAATGGAAAAAGTCGGCAGTACAGGCCGAACGCCTCCAAAAAGAACGCGCACAAGTGCAGTTCGATAACCTAAAAAACCAACTCAATCCACATTTTCTGTTTAATAGCCTTACTTCGCTCAATAGCTTAATATTTGACAATCAGCAACTTGCTTCTGACTTCTTAAAGCACCTTTCGCGCGTGTATCGCTATGTGCTCCAAACCAAAGACCGTGAGTTGGTGAGCTTGAGCACGGAACTGGATTTTATTAGCAACTATGTTTTCTTGCTCAAAACCCGTTTTGAAGAAATGTTACGCATTGATTTTGATGTTCCAGAAGACCAACTGGAAAAGCAAATCGCGCCTGTTACGCTTCAAATTTTGATAGAAAACGCCATCAAGCACAACATCATCAGCGAATCAAAGCATTTGCGGATTCATATTTATATCCAAAACGATTATTTGGTAGTAGAAAACAATCTGCAACGCAAAACGCTTGTAGAGGATTCGAACAAGACAGGCCTTGAAAATATGCAAAACCTTTATAGCTTCTACAGTGCCGACCGCAAGGTATTGATAGAAGAAACGGCTACATCTTTCGCCGTGAAATTACCTTTATTATAAAACCAACCAGCTACAATTATGAAAGCCGTTATCGTAGAAGACGAACCACTCGTTGCCCGCGACCTTACCAAACTGCTCGCCCAAGTGGCACCCGATTTGGAAATTGTAACCAAACTCGGCAGTGTGGAAGACGCTGTGCAATGGTTCGCGCACAATCCGCAACCCGATTTGGTTTTTATGGACGTGCAACTTTCGGACGGTGTGAGTTTTTCCATTTTTGACCAAACCCGCATCGAAGTTCCCGTTATTTTCACTACTGCCTACAACGAATATGCTATTCGCGCCTTCAAGGTCAATAGCATAGATTATTTACTAAAACCCATTGACCGCGAAGACCTTATACGTTCGATGGACAAATTTAAGCATCTGCGCGAGCTACAAAACGGTTCGCAGAGCCAAAGCCAATCGGTAGAAGAATTAGTAAAACTACTGAAAAGCCCCGTAACCGAAACGCCACGTTACAAGGAACGTTTTATGGTGCAGTATCGCAATTCGATGATGCCTGTGGCCAGCAACAAAGTTTCTTATTTTGTCAAAGACGAGTTGATTTATTTGGTAACCGAAGACCAACAGCGTTACATCTGCGAATACGAAACAATGGACGAGTTGGAGCAACTACTCGACCCCCGAACATTTTTTAGGGCCAACCGCCAATACATCATTCGATTGGAAGCGGTGGAGAGTTTCAAGAGCGGTTTTAATGGAAAATTGGTAGTCAAACTCAAAGGCGGTGCTTCTACTCCTGAAATCGATATTAGCCGTGAAAAAGCAACTTTATTCAAGGCTTGGCTAGATTAAAAATCTAAGAAAAACATTGCATAACAATATTTTTTATGCGTATATTTACGCTATGCAATCATTTTCATTTTAATACGCCAAACAAAATTTTATGGAAGTTTTAGTTAACAAAATAAGCAAAGAGGAAGCGATGGCTTCATCTTTCCATATTCGCCACAAAGTATTTGTAGAAGAACAACACGTGGACGAAGAAGAAGAATACGACGAGTTTGAGGACGTGTCCACACAC
It encodes:
- a CDS encoding sensor histidine kinase, translated to MKIGHSIFFPRREHQVFVPTFSKRCPHSHTLLTTWRPVKAPNRYQIIVGYGIISGLMRYFMFPQYAIELHLLVFAVFTVGLTITWDMVRLLSEYLDKKMPYERGIMQRVVLQISISLLFTIFFRKLWVALMVHLFPHEFNIPILKHIIFFIDILITLVINANYISLYFFREWKKSAVQAERLQKERAQVQFDNLKNQLNPHFLFNSLTSLNSLIFDNQQLASDFLKHLSRVYRYVLQTKDRELVSLSTELDFISNYVFLLKTRFEEMLRIDFDVPEDQLEKQIAPVTLQILIENAIKHNIISESKHLRIHIYIQNDYLVVENNLQRKTLVEDSNKTGLENMQNLYSFYSADRKVLIEETATSFAVKLPLL
- a CDS encoding LytR/AlgR family response regulator transcription factor, which gives rise to MKAVIVEDEPLVARDLTKLLAQVAPDLEIVTKLGSVEDAVQWFAHNPQPDLVFMDVQLSDGVSFSIFDQTRIEVPVIFTTAYNEYAIRAFKVNSIDYLLKPIDREDLIRSMDKFKHLRELQNGSQSQSQSVEELVKLLKSPVTETPRYKERFMVQYRNSMMPVASNKVSYFVKDELIYLVTEDQQRYICEYETMDELEQLLDPRTFFRANRQYIIRLEAVESFKSGFNGKLVVKLKGGASTPEIDISREKATLFKAWLD